From a single Candoia aspera isolate rCanAsp1 chromosome 2, rCanAsp1.hap2, whole genome shotgun sequence genomic region:
- the LOC134492156 gene encoding G-protein-signaling modulator 3-like, translating to MEHEMNAIEKEKAPPESNVSDARTAGKRSLSSQVDFSALPSQGAILRSKQRIRKHAPARPWKSLPPTPTGLLENDQTVFFSSLTSLQAEEFFDMVATIQARRLNDQRADFAGAEGATGENSGISEEQLYDTILAHQSQRLEDQRTEPPIPVGIQGLLDLLLTAQGTRMEDQRSAPPPGLAAPSLLRRHPSFLHGV from the exons ATGGAGCATGAAATGAATgcaatagaaaaggaaaaggcacCACCAGAGAGTAATGTTTCTGATGCAAGAACTGCGGGAAAACGG AGCCTCTCTTCTCAAGTTGATTTCAGTGCTCTGCCAAGCCAGGGTGCTATTTTGCGTTCAAAGCAAAGAATTCGGAAGCATGCACCTGCCAGGCCTTGGAAATCTCTGCCCCCTACTCCTACAGGATTACTAGAGAATGACCAGACAG tcttcttctcttctctgacTTCCCTCCAGGCTGAAGAATTTTTTGACATGGTGGCCACAATCCAGGCCCGGAGGCTCAACGACCAGCGGGCTGATTTCGCCGGGGCTGAAGGTGCAACTGGAGAGAATTCTGGGATATCAGAAGAGCAGCTCTATGACACTATTCTGGCACACCAG AGCCAGCGTCTTGAGGATCAGCGCACAGAGCCTCCTATCCCAGTAGGAATCCAAGGGCTGCTGGATTTACTGCTCACAGCCCAAGGAACCCGCATGGAAGATCAGCGCTCCGCACCTCCTCCTGGCCTTGCTGCCCCCTCCTTGCTAAGAAGACACCCCTCCTTTCTACACGGAGTATGA